A single Carettochelys insculpta isolate YL-2023 chromosome 2, ASM3395843v1, whole genome shotgun sequence DNA region contains:
- the MED10 gene encoding mediator of RNA polymerase II transcription subunit 10, whose translation MAEKFDSLEEQLEKFVENIRQLGIIVSDFQPSSQAGLNQKLNFMVTGLQDIDKCRQQLHDISVPLEVFEYIDQGRNPQLYTKECLERALAKNEQVKGKIDTMKKFKSLLIQELTKVFPEDMAKYKAIRGEDPPP comes from the exons ATGGCGGAGAAGTTCGACtcgctggaggagcagctggagaagttCGTAGAGAACATCCGGCAGCTCGGCATCATCGTCAGCGacttccagcccagcagccaggccggcCTCAACCAGAAGCT GAATTTTATGGTTACAGGCTTGCAGGATATTGACAAGTGCAGACAGCAACTTCATGATATCAGTGTGCCTTTAGAAGTTTTTGA ATACATAGATCAAGGCCGTAATCCCCAGCTTTACACAAAAGAGTGTTTGGAAAGGGCTTTGGCTAAAAATGAACAAGTAAAAGGCAAAATTGACACTATGAAG AAATTTAAAAGCCTGTTGATTCAAGAACTGACTAAAGTCTTCCCAGAGGATATGGCCAAGTACAAAGCTATTCGAGGAGAAGACCCACCTCCTTAA